The following coding sequences lie in one Micromonospora sp. R77 genomic window:
- a CDS encoding ABC transporter ATP-binding protein — protein sequence MTENIIEVRDLVKHYPVTQGIVFKKTVGQVKAVDGVSFELKTGETLGVVGESGCGKSTLARVLMNLEKPTSGSVYYKGQDISKLSGGALRRLRRQIQLVMQDPYTSLNPRMTVGDLIGEPFEIHSEVAPKGSRRGKVKELLDLVGLNPEHINRYPHQFSGGQRQRIGIARALALRPEVIVCDEPVSALDVSIQAQVMNLLEKLQGEFGLSYVFIAHDLSVVRHLSDRVAVMYLGKMVEIGTEDEIYERPTHPYTQALLSAVPVPDPTLRDQKAIIRLTGDVPSPISPPSGCRFRTRCWKAQDVCAEQVPLLEIRPGSDHPSACHFAEKREIVATHEV from the coding sequence GTGACTGAGAACATCATCGAGGTCCGTGACCTGGTCAAGCACTACCCGGTCACCCAGGGCATCGTGTTCAAGAAGACCGTGGGTCAGGTCAAGGCGGTCGACGGCGTCTCCTTCGAGCTGAAGACCGGCGAGACCCTCGGCGTCGTCGGCGAGTCCGGCTGCGGCAAGTCGACGCTCGCCCGGGTCCTGATGAACCTGGAGAAGCCGACCAGCGGCAGCGTGTACTACAAGGGTCAGGACATCTCCAAGCTCTCCGGTGGCGCGCTGCGGCGGCTGCGCCGGCAGATCCAGCTGGTGATGCAGGACCCGTACACCTCGCTGAACCCGCGGATGACGGTCGGCGACCTGATCGGCGAGCCGTTCGAGATCCACTCCGAGGTGGCCCCGAAGGGCAGCCGCCGGGGCAAGGTCAAGGAACTGCTCGACCTGGTCGGCCTGAACCCGGAGCACATCAACCGCTATCCGCACCAGTTCTCCGGCGGACAGCGGCAGCGCATCGGCATCGCCCGGGCCCTCGCGCTGCGGCCGGAGGTGATCGTCTGCGACGAGCCGGTCTCCGCGCTCGACGTGTCGATCCAGGCGCAGGTGATGAACCTGCTGGAGAAGCTCCAGGGCGAGTTCGGGCTGTCGTACGTCTTCATCGCCCACGACCTGTCGGTCGTGCGGCACCTGTCGGACCGGGTCGCGGTGATGTACCTGGGCAAGATGGTGGAGATCGGCACCGAGGACGAGATCTACGAGCGGCCGACCCACCCGTACACCCAGGCGCTGCTGTCGGCGGTGCCGGTGCCGGACCCGACGCTGCGGGACCAGAAGGCGATCATCCGGCTCACCGGTGACGTCCCGTCGCCGATCAGCCCGCCCTCGGGCTGCCGGTTCCGCACCCGGTGCTGGAAGGCACAGGACGTGTGCGCCGAGCAGGTGCCGCTGCTGGAGATCCGGCCGGGCTCGGACCACCCGAGCGCCTGCCACTTCGCCGAGAAGCGGGAGATCGTCGCCACCCACGAGGTGTGA
- a CDS encoding ABC transporter ATP-binding protein yields the protein MSEQSAPGADGSGRPSGRLLEVDDLRVEFRTRDGVAKVINGVTYHVDAGETLAVLGESGSGKSVTAQTIMGILDMPPGFVTGGQVRFHGKDMLTMSAEERRRIRGEGIAMIFQDSLSALNPVFTVGFQIAEQFRIRRGMSRADAKKRAIEMLDQVKIPNAKGRFSNYPHQFSGGMRQRAMIAMSLALDPEVLIADEPTTALDVTVQAQIMDLLGELQRERQMGMILITHDLGVVADVADRIAVMYAGRIVEEADVYDLYAKPAHPYTLGLLDSIPRMDEKGQELRTIKGLPPNLMNIPPGCPFNPRCPMAQPVCREKVPPLLQIGAGRASACHFAEELVNRD from the coding sequence GTGTCCGAGCAGTCCGCGCCCGGCGCCGACGGATCCGGCCGCCCCTCGGGTCGGCTGCTCGAGGTCGACGACCTGCGCGTCGAGTTCCGCACCCGGGACGGCGTCGCCAAGGTCATCAACGGCGTCACGTACCACGTCGACGCGGGGGAGACCCTCGCCGTGCTCGGCGAGTCCGGCTCCGGCAAGAGCGTCACCGCGCAGACCATCATGGGCATCCTGGACATGCCGCCCGGCTTCGTCACCGGCGGTCAGGTCCGCTTCCACGGCAAGGACATGCTCACCATGTCCGCCGAGGAGCGTCGCCGGATCCGCGGCGAGGGCATCGCCATGATCTTCCAGGACTCGCTCTCCGCGCTGAACCCCGTCTTCACCGTCGGGTTCCAGATCGCCGAGCAGTTCCGGATCCGTCGCGGCATGAGCCGCGCGGACGCCAAGAAGCGCGCGATCGAGATGCTCGACCAGGTCAAGATCCCGAACGCCAAGGGCCGGTTCAGCAACTACCCGCACCAGTTCTCCGGTGGTATGCGGCAGCGCGCGATGATCGCGATGTCGCTGGCGCTCGACCCCGAGGTGCTGATCGCGGACGAGCCGACCACCGCGCTGGACGTGACCGTGCAGGCCCAGATCATGGACCTGCTCGGTGAACTCCAGCGGGAACGGCAGATGGGCATGATCCTGATCACCCACGACCTCGGCGTGGTCGCCGACGTCGCGGACCGGATCGCGGTCATGTACGCCGGCCGGATCGTCGAGGAAGCCGACGTGTACGACCTGTACGCCAAGCCGGCGCACCCGTACACCCTGGGTCTGCTCGACTCGATCCCGCGGATGGACGAGAAGGGGCAGGAGCTCCGCACCATCAAGGGCCTGCCGCCGAACCTCATGAACATCCCGCCGGGCTGCCCGTTCAACCCGCGCTGCCCCATGGCGCAGCCGGTGTGCCGGGAGAAGGTGCCCCCGCTGCTGCAGATCGGTGCCGGCCGGGCCAGCGCCTGCCACTTCGCCGAGGAACTGGTGAACCGTGACTGA
- a CDS encoding ABC transporter permease, giving the protein MSDPSAASIVSTPRPEQPTEIGAPTNAGLPESARKEKPRGLLGDAWRDLRRKPLFWISATLILLFIVMAAFPTLFTSGDAVNGSLNNSLGKPSADAWFGYDVQGRDVYARTIYGARASIVVALVSVVGTMLLGGVMGIISGYRGGWVDALLSRIADVFFGLPFVLGAIVILTTFNGSGSNNSKTKIMGLVIASLVILSWPVVMRLMRSSVLATREADYIVAARALGAGTGRIILKHLLPNCLAPLLVYSTIMVGSFIGAEATLSFLGVGLKSPVVSWGIMISESQNFIRVAPNLLFFPSAFLVAAVLSFVMLGEAVREALDPKLR; this is encoded by the coding sequence ATGAGTGACCCCTCCGCCGCGTCGATCGTCAGCACTCCCCGTCCGGAGCAGCCGACCGAGATCGGTGCCCCCACCAACGCCGGCCTGCCGGAGAGCGCCCGCAAGGAGAAGCCGCGTGGCCTCCTCGGTGACGCCTGGCGTGACCTGCGTCGCAAGCCGCTGTTCTGGATCTCCGCAACGCTGATCCTGCTGTTCATCGTGATGGCGGCCTTCCCGACGCTCTTCACCTCCGGCGACGCCGTGAACGGGTCGCTGAACAACAGCCTCGGCAAGCCCTCCGCCGACGCCTGGTTCGGCTACGACGTGCAGGGCCGGGACGTCTACGCCCGGACCATCTACGGCGCCCGCGCCTCGATCGTGGTGGCGCTGGTGTCCGTCGTCGGCACCATGCTGCTCGGTGGCGTGATGGGCATCATCTCCGGTTACCGTGGCGGCTGGGTGGACGCGCTGCTCTCCCGGATCGCCGACGTCTTCTTCGGCCTGCCGTTCGTGCTCGGTGCCATCGTCATCCTGACGACCTTCAACGGCTCGGGCAGCAACAACAGCAAGACGAAGATCATGGGCCTGGTGATCGCGTCGCTGGTCATCCTGAGCTGGCCGGTCGTGATGCGGCTGATGCGCTCCTCGGTGCTGGCCACCCGGGAGGCGGACTACATCGTCGCCGCCCGGGCGCTCGGTGCGGGCACCGGCCGGATCATCCTCAAGCACCTGCTGCCGAACTGTCTCGCGCCGCTGCTGGTCTATTCGACGATCATGGTCGGTTCGTTCATCGGCGCGGAGGCGACGCTCTCCTTCCTGGGCGTCGGACTGAAGAGCCCGGTGGTCTCCTGGGGCATCATGATCAGTGAGTCGCAGAACTTCATCCGGGTCGCGCCGAACCTGCTCTTCTTCCCCTCCGCGTTCCTCGTCGCCGCCGTGCTGAGCTTCGTCATGCTCGGCGAGGCGGTCCGCGAGGCCCTCGACCCGAAGCTCCGATAG
- a CDS encoding ABC transporter permease — protein MGRYLVRRLLQLVPVFIGTTFLIYWLVWAVPGDPFAGKCGERRCPPEYVAALTEKYHLDQNVFVQYSIYMKNLLQGDFGTTYNGLSINDVIATAYPNTLKLAVVALAIEAIIGLTAGVLTGLRRNGFLDNLVLVSSLFLIALPVFVVGFVLQWTFGVQWKIVTPTVSSEMPFSELIIPGFVLGSASMAYIARVSRTSIAENRRADYVRTAIAKGLPMRRVVGVHLLRNSLIPVVTLLGTDLGALMGGAIVTEGIFGINGIGRQVYRSIVTKESATVVSIVVVLVLVYLLMNLLVDLLYAALDPRIRYE, from the coding sequence ATGGGCCGCTATCTCGTGAGACGGCTGCTCCAACTAGTGCCGGTCTTCATCGGTACGACGTTCCTGATCTACTGGCTCGTCTGGGCCGTGCCCGGCGACCCCTTCGCCGGCAAGTGCGGTGAGCGTCGCTGCCCGCCGGAGTACGTCGCCGCGCTCACCGAGAAGTACCACCTGGACCAGAACGTCTTCGTCCAGTATTCGATCTACATGAAGAACCTCCTCCAGGGGGACTTCGGGACGACCTACAACGGTCTGTCGATCAACGACGTCATCGCCACCGCGTACCCGAACACGCTGAAGTTGGCCGTTGTCGCCCTGGCGATCGAGGCGATCATCGGCCTCACCGCCGGCGTGCTGACCGGCCTGCGCCGCAATGGCTTCCTGGACAACCTGGTCCTGGTCTCGTCGCTGTTCCTGATCGCGCTGCCGGTCTTCGTCGTCGGCTTCGTCCTCCAGTGGACCTTCGGGGTGCAGTGGAAGATCGTCACGCCGACCGTCTCCAGCGAGATGCCGTTCTCCGAACTGATCATCCCGGGATTCGTGCTCGGTAGCGCCTCGATGGCGTACATCGCCCGGGTGTCGCGGACGAGCATCGCCGAGAACCGGCGGGCCGACTACGTGCGGACCGCGATCGCCAAGGGCCTGCCGATGCGCCGGGTGGTCGGGGTGCACCTGCTGCGCAACTCGCTGATCCCGGTGGTCACGCTGCTCGGCACCGACCTCGGCGCGCTGATGGGTGGCGCGATCGTGACCGAGGGCATCTTCGGTATCAACGGCATCGGTCGACAGGTCTACCGGTCGATCGTCACCAAGGAGAGCGCTACCGTTGTCTCCATCGTGGTGGTGCTGGTGCTGGTCTACCTGCTGATGAACCTGCTGGTCGACCTGCTCTACGCCGCCCTGGACCCGAGGATCCGTTATGAGTGA
- a CDS encoding ABC transporter substrate-binding protein, producing MRVSKRASGAIAVGAAFALVASGCSSSDGGNGSDAGATKDGAITIHGVQPENPLVPANTTETGGGKIIDDIWTGLVEYPNDGGAPRNALAESIDTKDSKVFTIKIKKGTKFHDGTEVKAKNFVDAWNWAAYTPNGAANGSFFSDIAGYDQVTSVDPDDDGPQKAPKPAADKMSGLKVIDDQTFEVTLSAPTAVFPTKLGYSAFMPLPDAFFTMKPEEFGKNPIGNGPVKFVSWENNVAIKLTRFDDYNLRDKVKIKDVTVKLYQSEDAAYADLVGNNLDFMETIPTSALAGEKYKADLGERAMNTVTPSTAFIAFPIYDKRFANPKLRKAVSMAIDRQAISDKIFFGTRKPADSWANPLTPGAPAGNCTACKFDVTQAKQLLQEAGGFQGEMVFYYNADSSHKDWMEAVAQQVKTNLGINARAEGVPTFAVFRQNINAHKMTGPYRAAWQQDYPDIENWVNPLYVKGGSSNDGLYSNPEVDALAKAASASASIEESHQKFGEALKKVDEDVPTIPVYFYGQQSGHSEKIKKLELTNVGELDLSSVEL from the coding sequence ATGAGAGTCTCGAAGCGGGCGAGCGGCGCCATCGCGGTGGGCGCGGCATTCGCGCTCGTCGCGTCCGGCTGCTCGAGCAGCGACGGCGGCAACGGCAGCGACGCCGGCGCCACCAAGGACGGCGCCATCACCATCCACGGCGTCCAGCCGGAGAACCCCCTGGTTCCGGCGAACACCACCGAGACCGGTGGCGGCAAGATCATCGACGACATCTGGACCGGCCTGGTCGAGTACCCGAACGACGGTGGGGCGCCGCGCAACGCGCTGGCCGAGTCCATCGACACCAAGGACTCGAAGGTCTTCACCATCAAGATCAAGAAGGGTACCAAGTTCCACGACGGTACCGAGGTGAAGGCGAAGAACTTCGTCGACGCCTGGAACTGGGCGGCCTACACGCCGAACGGCGCCGCGAACGGTAGCTTCTTCTCCGACATCGCCGGCTACGACCAGGTCACCTCGGTCGACCCGGACGACGACGGCCCGCAGAAGGCCCCGAAGCCGGCCGCCGACAAGATGTCCGGCCTGAAGGTCATCGACGACCAGACCTTCGAGGTCACCCTCTCGGCCCCGACCGCGGTCTTCCCGACCAAGCTCGGCTACAGCGCCTTCATGCCGCTGCCGGACGCGTTCTTCACCATGAAGCCCGAGGAGTTCGGCAAGAACCCGATCGGCAACGGCCCGGTGAAGTTCGTGTCGTGGGAGAACAACGTCGCGATCAAGCTGACCCGCTTCGACGACTACAACCTGCGTGACAAGGTCAAGATCAAGGACGTCACCGTCAAGCTCTACCAGAGCGAGGACGCTGCCTACGCCGACCTGGTGGGCAACAACCTCGACTTCATGGAGACCATCCCGACCTCGGCGCTGGCCGGCGAGAAGTACAAGGCCGACCTGGGCGAGCGGGCCATGAACACGGTCACCCCGTCGACCGCGTTCATCGCGTTCCCGATCTACGACAAGCGCTTCGCCAACCCGAAGCTGCGCAAGGCCGTCTCGATGGCGATCGACCGGCAGGCGATCTCCGACAAGATCTTCTTCGGGACCCGCAAGCCGGCCGACAGCTGGGCCAACCCGCTCACCCCGGGCGCCCCGGCCGGTAACTGCACCGCCTGCAAGTTCGACGTCACCCAGGCCAAGCAGCTCCTCCAGGAGGCCGGTGGCTTCCAGGGCGAGATGGTCTTCTACTACAACGCCGACTCCAGCCACAAGGACTGGATGGAGGCCGTTGCGCAGCAGGTCAAGACCAACCTCGGCATCAACGCTCGCGCCGAGGGCGTCCCGACCTTCGCGGTGTTCCGCCAGAACATCAACGCCCACAAGATGACCGGCCCGTACCGTGCCGCGTGGCAGCAGGACTACCCGGACATCGAGAACTGGGTGAACCCGCTCTACGTCAAGGGTGGTTCCTCCAACGACGGCCTCTACAGCAACCCCGAGGTCGACGCCCTGGCCAAGGCCGCGAGCGCTTCCGCGAGCATCGAGGAGTCGCACCAGAAGTTCGGCGAGGCCCTCAAGAAGGTCGACGAGGACGTCCCGACCATCCCGGTCTACTTCTACGGCCAGCAGTCCGGCCACTCGGAGAAGATCAAGAAGCTCGAGCTGACCAACGTCGGTGAGCTGGACCTCTCCTCGGTCGAGCTCTGA
- a CDS encoding response regulator transcription factor produces MAEHGPVEQTQARDGRLRVFLVDDHAMFRAGVRAELGAHVEVVGEASTVPEAVHRIAATGPDVVLLDVHMPDGGGRAVLEAMRRTHPQVKFLALSVSDAAEDVIGLIRAGARGYVTKTISPDELTDAIRRVADGDAVFSPRLAGFVLDAFAARPDTPVADPELDQLTNREREVLRLLARGYAYKEIAKELFISIKTVETHVSNVLRKLQMSNRYELSRWAADRRLV; encoded by the coding sequence ATGGCCGAACACGGACCGGTCGAACAGACGCAGGCCCGGGACGGGCGGCTGCGGGTGTTCCTCGTCGACGACCACGCGATGTTCCGGGCGGGGGTCCGGGCGGAGCTCGGCGCACACGTCGAGGTGGTGGGTGAGGCCAGCACGGTGCCCGAGGCGGTGCACCGGATCGCGGCCACCGGCCCGGACGTGGTGCTGCTCGACGTGCACATGCCCGACGGCGGTGGCCGGGCGGTGCTGGAGGCGATGCGGCGTACGCATCCGCAGGTGAAGTTCCTGGCGTTGAGCGTCTCGGACGCGGCGGAGGACGTCATCGGGCTGATCCGCGCCGGTGCCCGGGGGTACGTCACCAAGACCATCTCGCCGGACGAGCTGACCGACGCGATCCGCCGGGTGGCCGACGGGGACGCCGTGTTCAGCCCGCGGCTGGCCGGGTTCGTGCTGGACGCCTTCGCCGCCCGGCCGGACACCCCGGTCGCCGATCCCGAGCTGGACCAGCTCACCAACCGGGAGCGCGAGGTGCTCCGGCTGCTCGCCCGGGGGTACGCGTACAAGGAGATTGCCAAGGAGCTGTTCATCTCGATCAAGACGGTCGAGACGCACGTGTCGAACGTGCTCCGCAAGCTCCAGATGTCCAACCGGTACGAGCTGTCCCGCTGGGCGGCGGACCGCCGGCTGGTGTGA
- a CDS encoding ATP-binding protein — protein MAAGVAAGIAEHLGISVVRVRVAFMVLLGLSGLGLLLYAAFWAVVPLRPGDTAVPPRRDIGQLLPFVAIGLGVLLIQVMVFDSVGAAGTAGWLVAIIAVGAGVIWHQSAPERRRQWGESMPVPWLGAVVEESDRRAFVLRFIGGGVLVAVGIIGVAAVYSPAQNFDAVINGVIFALVGLAGVGVVAAPVLWRTWNQLRSEREGRIREQERAELAAMVHDQVLHTLALIQRNASDVKAVQRLARGQERSLRNWLYKPTASPTERFAAALEQAAAEVEDTFAITVEAVVVGDRETDERVGALVAAAREALVNAARHAGVQTVSLYAEVEPDQVSAFVRDRGKGFDPDTVEDHRHGVRGSIIGRMKRHGGRAEIRSGPGEGTEVRLILPITGAGPTTERDR, from the coding sequence ATGGCCGCCGGGGTGGCCGCCGGCATCGCCGAACACCTCGGCATCTCGGTGGTCCGCGTCCGGGTCGCCTTCATGGTGCTGCTCGGGCTGAGCGGGCTGGGCCTGCTGCTCTACGCCGCCTTCTGGGCGGTGGTCCCGTTGCGACCCGGCGACACCGCCGTCCCACCCCGGCGGGACATCGGCCAGCTGTTGCCGTTCGTGGCGATCGGCCTCGGTGTGCTGCTGATCCAGGTGATGGTCTTCGACTCGGTGGGCGCGGCCGGCACTGCCGGCTGGCTGGTGGCGATCATCGCGGTCGGCGCCGGGGTGATCTGGCACCAGTCCGCGCCGGAGCGCCGCCGGCAGTGGGGCGAGTCGATGCCCGTGCCGTGGCTCGGCGCGGTGGTGGAGGAGAGCGACCGGCGGGCCTTCGTGCTCCGCTTCATCGGCGGTGGGGTGCTGGTCGCGGTCGGCATCATCGGCGTCGCCGCGGTCTACTCGCCGGCGCAGAACTTCGACGCGGTCATCAACGGGGTGATCTTCGCCCTGGTCGGGCTCGCCGGTGTCGGCGTGGTCGCCGCGCCGGTGCTCTGGCGCACCTGGAACCAGCTCCGCTCCGAACGGGAGGGGCGGATCCGGGAGCAGGAACGCGCGGAGCTGGCGGCGATGGTGCACGACCAGGTGCTGCACACCCTGGCGCTGATCCAGCGCAACGCCAGCGACGTGAAGGCCGTGCAGCGGCTGGCCCGTGGGCAGGAACGGTCACTGCGGAACTGGCTCTACAAGCCCACCGCCTCGCCGACCGAGCGGTTCGCCGCCGCGCTGGAGCAGGCCGCCGCCGAGGTGGAGGACACCTTCGCGATCACCGTCGAGGCGGTGGTGGTCGGCGACCGGGAGACCGACGAGCGGGTCGGCGCGCTGGTCGCGGCGGCCCGGGAGGCACTGGTGAACGCCGCCCGGCACGCCGGTGTGCAGACCGTGTCGCTCTATGCGGAGGTCGAGCCGGACCAGGTCAGCGCCTTCGTCCGGGACCGGGGCAAGGGGTTCGATCCCGATACGGTGGAGGATCACCGGCACGGCGTCCGAGGGTCCATCATCGGGCGGATGAAGCGACACGGCGGCCGGGCGGAGATCCGGTCCGGCCCGGGGGAGGGGACCGAGGTCCGGTTGATCCTCCCGATCACCGGCGCCGGCCCCACGACGGAAAGGGACAGGTGA
- a CDS encoding PspC domain-containing protein → MTEDAARPPLPGAAPQDGPPPTAATGAGPAGPPPPAGSAWSAGSAPGDLPPPGYAPPPGGAGFTSRYGLVRPREGRYLAGVCAAIGRATNTDPVLWRVLLAVLGFFGGIGILVYVAAWLIIPGEGDTASPVESMLGRGRSSMSPVTVIVLSILVAVSFGYIVTDAFRAVLLGAAILIGGALLLNREHRDPARPPAAPGPVPPGPVPPVGWPTPDPAVPPPAAPWTGPVVAPAWTDPARTTGPTVPTWPATSSTTGQPVAPATPAWSEPAHPLARPGSAGPATTFAGPPAAPEPTAGPDTPEAARRPDGTQPTAWPGTAAPTWSAPAVGVGPTIGTGPGDPADWPAAPTSGSAASDRRRPR, encoded by the coding sequence ATGACCGAGGATGCCGCCCGTCCGCCCCTGCCCGGGGCGGCCCCGCAGGACGGGCCACCGCCCACCGCAGCGACCGGTGCCGGGCCCGCCGGCCCGCCCCCGCCGGCCGGATCCGCCTGGAGCGCCGGCTCCGCGCCGGGCGACCTGCCACCACCCGGGTACGCCCCGCCGCCCGGCGGTGCCGGCTTCACCTCCCGGTACGGGCTGGTCCGCCCCCGCGAGGGCCGCTACCTGGCCGGCGTCTGCGCGGCGATCGGCCGGGCCACCAACACCGACCCGGTGCTCTGGCGGGTGCTGCTCGCGGTGCTCGGCTTCTTCGGCGGCATCGGCATTCTGGTGTACGTGGCCGCTTGGCTGATCATCCCCGGCGAGGGGGACACCGCCTCCCCGGTCGAGTCGATGCTCGGCCGCGGGCGTTCCAGCATGTCCCCGGTCACCGTCATCGTGCTCAGCATCCTGGTGGCGGTGAGCTTCGGCTACATCGTCACCGACGCGTTCCGCGCGGTCCTGCTCGGTGCGGCGATCCTGATCGGTGGGGCGCTGCTGCTCAACCGCGAGCACCGGGACCCGGCCCGGCCACCGGCCGCGCCCGGCCCCGTCCCGCCCGGCCCGGTGCCACCGGTCGGCTGGCCGACACCCGACCCGGCCGTCCCACCGCCCGCCGCCCCGTGGACCGGCCCCGTCGTGGCCCCCGCCTGGACCGACCCCGCCCGGACGACCGGACCGACGGTGCCGACCTGGCCGGCGACGTCGTCGACCACCGGGCAACCGGTCGCGCCGGCCACGCCCGCCTGGTCCGAGCCGGCCCACCCGCTCGCCCGGCCCGGGTCGGCCGGACCGGCCACCACGTTCGCCGGCCCGCCCGCAGCGCCGGAGCCGACTGCCGGTCCGGACACACCCGAGGCGGCCCGCCGGCCGGACGGCACGCAGCCGACCGCCTGGCCGGGAACCGCCGCACCCACCTGGTCGGCACCGGCCGTCGGGGTGGGACCGACCATCGGGACGGGCCCCGGCGACCCGGCCGACTGGCCGGCCGCGCCGACGAGCGGGTCGGCCGCCTCCGACCGCCGGCGCCCCCGGTGA
- a CDS encoding LiaF domain-containing protein, giving the protein MPRPPKPPKRPKERSPLGAVTFSLVFLVLGLVAVLDLLDVFPVGAAGYFAAALATIGLGLLVGTWFGRARWLIALGLVTAAALGVATVAESYDRVRGVDGDVTWAPTDYRDLANRYENNFGDAVLDLRAVDFDKKDTEIIVAINFGKATVVVPPNVDVTTLADVNAGDADVFGNRSGGLEGKLRESTDLGPDGPGGGKLRLIVHVNAGNLEVTR; this is encoded by the coding sequence ATGCCCCGGCCGCCGAAGCCGCCGAAGCGGCCGAAGGAACGTTCCCCCCTCGGCGCGGTCACCTTCTCGCTGGTCTTCCTGGTCCTCGGCCTGGTCGCCGTCCTCGACCTGCTGGACGTCTTCCCGGTCGGCGCGGCCGGCTACTTCGCCGCCGCGCTGGCCACCATCGGGCTGGGCCTGCTGGTCGGCACCTGGTTCGGCCGGGCCCGCTGGTTGATCGCACTCGGCCTGGTGACCGCCGCCGCGCTCGGCGTGGCCACCGTCGCCGAGTCCTACGACCGGGTACGCGGCGTCGACGGCGACGTCACCTGGGCCCCGACCGACTACCGCGACCTGGCGAACCGGTACGAGAACAACTTCGGCGACGCCGTACTCGACCTGCGGGCGGTCGACTTCGACAAGAAGGACACGGAGATCATCGTGGCGATCAACTTCGGGAAGGCGACCGTGGTGGTGCCGCCGAACGTCGACGTCACCACCCTGGCGGACGTGAACGCCGGGGACGCCGATGTCTTCGGCAACCGCTCCGGCGGGTTGGAGGGCAAACTGCGGGAGAGCACCGACCTGGGCCCGGACGGGCCCGGCGGCGGCAAGCTCCGGCTGATCGTCCACGTCAACGCCGGCAACCTGGAGGTGACCCGGTGA
- a CDS encoding phosphatidylserine decarboxylase, with protein MTQSPAVRTTGLSGPVRLGERAARTLVAELARRNDAKAALLVGATPESAVLAAAVEALLPGDRLTVVPAEGSSAAGLREHVSAQGRWVADRVRVVDTLAEADAAELVIAAEPHTGTADEARVAVDGLSKYLSEGAVLSVAAPVFRTEGAAAELDRQSVLHGVRTDLVLRNTPPVRVHHLRFTPTSAAVAARLSPAYRPSSVPLTRGMHLDSNGVAAAGISLGLAALAKVTRPKSKLWLVPALAAAPVAAFFRDPERDVPEDPSAVVAAADGQVLSVQRLHDERFGAGEWLRIAVFLSVLDVHVNRSPVAGKVVDYFVADGGFVNAMKPDAEHNVAAYTVLDTEHGTVVVAQRTGLIARRIVQRAPIGALLARGERFGLIRFGSRTDVYLPVDAAEPLVGPGDKVVGGSTVIARWV; from the coding sequence ATGACCCAGTCCCCCGCCGTGCGCACCACCGGCCTGTCCGGTCCGGTCCGCCTCGGCGAGCGCGCCGCCCGTACCCTCGTCGCCGAGCTCGCCCGCCGCAACGACGCCAAGGCCGCCCTGCTGGTCGGTGCGACCCCGGAGTCCGCGGTCCTGGCCGCGGCGGTCGAGGCGCTGCTCCCCGGCGACCGGCTCACCGTGGTCCCGGCCGAGGGTTCCTCCGCCGCCGGCCTGCGCGAGCACGTGTCGGCCCAGGGCCGCTGGGTCGCCGACCGGGTACGCGTGGTCGACACCCTCGCCGAGGCGGACGCCGCCGAGTTGGTCATCGCCGCCGAGCCGCACACCGGCACCGCCGACGAGGCCCGGGTGGCCGTCGACGGCCTGTCGAAGTACCTCAGCGAGGGTGCCGTGCTGAGCGTGGCCGCGCCGGTCTTCCGGACCGAGGGTGCCGCCGCCGAGCTGGACCGGCAGTCCGTGCTGCACGGCGTCCGCACCGACCTGGTGCTCCGGAACACCCCGCCGGTGCGGGTGCACCACCTGCGCTTCACCCCGACGAGTGCCGCCGTGGCGGCCCGGTTGTCGCCGGCGTACCGGCCGTCGAGCGTGCCGCTGACCCGCGGCATGCACCTCGACTCCAACGGGGTGGCCGCCGCGGGCATCAGCCTCGGCCTGGCCGCGCTGGCGAAGGTCACCCGGCCGAAGTCGAAGCTCTGGCTGGTCCCGGCACTGGCCGCCGCGCCGGTGGCGGCCTTCTTCCGGGATCCGGAACGGGACGTCCCGGAGGACCCGTCGGCCGTGGTCGCCGCCGCCGACGGTCAGGTCCTCTCCGTCCAGCGGCTGCACGACGAGCGCTTCGGCGCGGGCGAGTGGCTGCGGATCGCCGTCTTCCTGTCGGTGCTCGACGTGCACGTCAACCGGTCCCCGGTGGCCGGCAAGGTGGTCGACTACTTCGTGGCGGACGGCGGTTTCGTCAACGCGATGAAGCCGGACGCCGAGCACAACGTCGCGGCGTACACGGTGCTGGACACCGAGCACGGCACGGTGGTGGTGGCCCAGCGCACCGGGCTGATCGCCCGGCGGATCGTGCAGCGGGCGCCGATCGGCGCGCTGCTGGCCCGGGGTGAGCGCTTCGGTCTGATCCGGTTCGGCTCGCGGACCGACGTCTACCTGCCGGTCGACGCGGCGGAGCCGCTGGTCGGGCCGGGCGACAAGGTGGTCGGCGGCTCGACGGTGATCGCCCGCTGGGTCTGA